The Mauremys reevesii isolate NIE-2019 linkage group 1, ASM1616193v1, whole genome shotgun sequence genome has a segment encoding these proteins:
- the LOC120395409 gene encoding olfactory receptor 51G2-like, with amino-acid sequence MSAVNDTKFNSAVFLLTGIPGQEDVHLWISIPFCLVYVISIVGNSVILFIIKTDPSLHEPMYIFLSMLGVIDLGLLIATMPTILGIFLFNSREISSDACFAQLFFIQSFQCTESAVLLLMAFDRFIAIRDPLRYSSILTLPRIAKMGLVCVLRGVAVMLPLPLLLKRFRYCRVNVLSHSYCMDQEVMMMACSDIRVYSIYGLFITIITVVLDSLLIFLSYVMILKTVLSIVSHTEFLRALNTCISHLCAVLLFYTPEFSLTLIHRYWNGSSPLLPIVLGYVPILVPPLMNPIVYSVKSKHLRSRIIRVFVK; translated from the coding sequence atgtcagctgtcaatgacaccaaattcaactctgcagtgttccttctcactgggatacctgggcaggaagacgTCCATCTCTGGATCTCTATCCCCTTCTGCTTAGTGTATGTTATTtcaatagtaggaaattcagtcattctgttcattataaaaacagatccaagccttcatgagcccatgtacattttcctttccatgttagGCGTCATAGACCTTGGCTTATTGATAGCCACCATGCCAACGATACTGGGCATATTCTTGTTTAACTCTAGAGAGATCAGCTCTGATGCCTGTTTTGCCCAGTTGTTCTTTATCCAGTCATTTCAATGCACTGAATCCGCCgtgctcttgttgatggcctttgaccgcttcatTGCGATCCGTGACCCGCTGAGATATTCTTCCATCTTAACCCTACCgagaatagccaagatgggactggtgtgtgtgcTAAGAGGGGTGGCCGTAATGctcccactgccccttctccTGAAACGGTTCAGATATTGTCGAGtgaatgtcctctcccattcctactgcatGGACCAAGAGGTCATGATGATGGCTTGTTCGGATATCAGAGTCTACAGCATCTATGGCTTGTTTATTACAATCATAACGGTGGTGTTGGACTCGCTGCTCATTTTTCTCTCatatgtgatgatcctcaaaacagtgctgagcatcGTGTCCCACACAGAGTTCCTcagggccctgaacacctgcatctcccacctctgtgccgtCCTGCTCTTCTACACGCCAGAGTTCAGCCTTACTTTGATACACAGATACTGGAATGGCTCTTCTCCCTTGCTTCCGATTGTTCTGGGCTACGTCCCCATTCTGGTTCCTCCTCTGATGAACCCAATCGTGTACagtgtgaaaagcaaacaccttcgttCGAGGATAATCAGGGTGTTCGTGAAGTGA
- the LOC120395407 gene encoding olfactory receptor 51G2-like, translating into MSAVNDTKFNSAVFLLTGIPGQEDVHLWISIPFCLMYVISIVGNSVILFIIKTDPSLHEPMYIFLSMLGVTDLGLLIATMPTILGIFLFNSREISSDACFAQLFFIQSFQCIESSVLLLMAFDRFIAIRDPLRYSSILTLPRIAKMGLVCVLRGVAVMLPLPLLLKRFRYCRVNVLSHSYCMDQEVMMMAFSDIRVYNIYGLFITVITVVLDSLLIFLSYVMILKTVLSIASHTEFIRALNTCVSHLCAVLLFYTPEFSLTLIHRYWNGSFPLLQIVLGYVYLLVPPLMNPIVYSVKSKHLRSRIIKVFVK; encoded by the coding sequence atgtcagctgtcaatgacaccaaattcaactctgcagtgttccttctcactgggatacctgggcaggaagacgtccatctctggatctctatccccttctgcttaatgtatgttatttcaatagtaggaaattcagtcattctgttcattataaaaacagatccaagccttcatgagcccatgtacattttcctttccatgttgggtgtcacagaccttggcttattgATAGCCACCATGCCGACGATACTGGGCATATTCTTGTTTAACTCTAGAGAGATCAGCTCTGATGCCTGTTTTGCCCAGTTGTTCTTTATCCAGTCATTTCAATGCATTGAATCCTCCgtgctcttgttgatggcctttgaccgcttcatTGCGATCCGTGACCCTCTGAGATATTCTTCCATCTTAACCCTACCgagaatagccaagatgggactggtgtgtgtgcTAAGAGGGGTGGCCGTAATGCTCCCACTCCCCCTTCTCCTGAAAAGGTTCAGATATTGTCGAGtgaatgtcctctcccattcctactgcatGGACCAAGAGGTCATGATGATGGCTTTTTCGGATATCAGAGTCTACAACATCTATGGCTTGTTTATTACAGTCATAACGGTGGTGTTGGACTCGCTGCTCATTTTTCTCTCATATGTGATGATTctcaaaacagtgctgagcatcGCGTCCCACACAGAGTTCATCAGGGCCCTGAACACCTgtgtctcccacctctgtgccgtCCTCCTCTTCTACACGCCAGAGTTCAGCCTGACTTTGATACACAGATACTGGAATGGCTCTTTTCCCTTGCTTCAGATTGTCCTGGGCTACGTCTACCTTCTGGTTCCTCCTCTGATGAACCCAATCGTGTACagtgtgaaaagcaaacaccttcgttCGAGGATAATCAAGGTGTTCGTGAAGTGA